The genome window ACGGCAACCCCCATCCAGCCACTGCCCCATCTACAGAGCCAGCCCCGTGGCAGGCAAGCAAGTCCCCGACCAGCACTGAGCACCCCCACGGGCCACGTCCCACCAAcgtccccccacacacacccatccTGCCCCCAGAATGTCCTCTCCCCCCTGTCAGACTTGCCCTCATTTATCAGCCTGACCTTTTCAACCCCATGCCACCCCATGAAGCCTTCCCAGATTTGCTCCTTTGGACTCGAGTCATGCCAGCCTTTCCCAGCACTTCCAGCAGCGAGGACCCCTATgtcctccttcttcccctgcttgtCCCCAGTCTGGTAAGCTCTGGCACGGCCCCAGAGGCTGaccctccacctccttctcctgCAGAGAGAGACTCCCGTGAGCACGAGGAGCCAACCACCTCCGAGATGGCAGAGGAGACCTACTCGCCCAAGATCTTCCGGCCCAAGCACACCCGCATCTCCGAGCTGAAGGCCGAGGCGGTGAAGAAGGATCGCAGAAAGAAGCTGACCCAGTCCAAGTTTGTGGGGGGCGCCGAGAACACTGCCCACCCCCGGGTCATCTCTGCCCCCGAGATGAGACAGGAATCTGAGCAGGTGAGTCACAGGGacactgccccccccaccccgcctccacCGGCATCCCTGCCAGGCCgcctctgccaccaccacccctgccttTTGACTTTTCCCTGCTTCTAAATGAGTATTTTCAGCAGCCAGTGCTTAGGTGAGTCCTAGCATGGAATTCAGAGACGTCTCACGGCTTCCATTTATCAGAACTCAGGGCTTACCCGAGCGGGGCATAGAGGCGGTGCTCATTCAAGGCGCTCATTCAAGCGCCAGGGGCTGTGACCTCACCTGGGCAGCACGCTCCCCGGAGCACCTGCGGACGGCCACCTCCAGACTGAATCAGAGCAGGGCGGGGGTTGTGCAAGAAAAGTGGGACGGTATGCCCCGTGACCGGTCAGATGCTGGTTTTGCACACTTTTCTATACCCAGAGTGCATGACAGGTACAAAGGAGGAGAGATCTCTGGTAGCGactaattgaaaaaaattctccACTGACCCTTTAGCTCCCAGTGCCCTGCGCCCCACGTTCTGCACAGACaggtggtttctttttctttctttcttttatttttatttttttaagattttacttattcatgagagaggcacagagagaggcagagacacaggcagagggagaagcaggctcccatagaggggcccgatacgggactcgatcccaggaccccaggagcatgccctgagccaaaggcagacgctcagccgctgagctccccaggcgtccccagaaagGTGCTTTCCACTTGGGTCCTGCCATGGGTCTCACTCGTGCCGTCTTCACACAGGGCCCCTGCCGCAGACACATGGAGGCTTCCCTGCAGGAGCTCAAAGCCAGCCCACGCATGGTGCCTCGTGCCGTGTACCTGCCCAACTGTGACCGCAAAGGGTTCTACAAGAGAAAGCAGGTACGTCCCCTGCTCCCATGTTCAGGGGCCCCCTGAAGGGGCAGCTGCCAGAAACCCTTCACCTCCAAGTGCTGAAGGTTTGTGCCGTTAACAATAGTGTTTCCTGAATCCCTGATATCCATGCAAGTACCTCAATCGTGactttcccccttccctcccgtGCGGACCTACTTAAGTTTTAGTGATCCGCCTCATTTACATGAACTCACCAAAAAAGCAAGCGTTCTATCACTGTCATGTCGCAGGTTGTATAGATTCTTTTCtgataaacacacacacgtaAATATATGCGCACAGATAGTGACTTCCAAGCGAATTTTCCGCAGGAACCACGTGAAATGATTTACGTCCCATTCccagccaggctgcccttttGGGCAACACTTCTGCGCTAATACTTAGCCTATTCAAGCGGTTACCCCGTTATCTTAGGCCAGTGGTTCTCCGGGATCCTGGGGCGTCAGAActacctggagggcttgttaaaacaccaATTGTGGAGCCCCACCCTGGGGTTTTGGGGGTGGACTCTGAGAATTTCGCATTCCTAACAAGTTCCCTCTCAGGTGACCCTGATGCTCCCTAAGGGTGCCCCTCGTCTAAGTTGAGGGTCAAGAGCCAGACGGCCTTGAGTCAATTCTTGGCTCTCCCACTTAGGAGCTGTGCCCTCCTTATCTCCTTATTTAAAGTCTCTGCCCCCAGACTCTGATGCAAAACGACCATCGACCATCGTACCTGTTATCCTTACGCAGTGATGAGGGATTAGGGATTCATCTTTGTAAAGGCACTTAGAACAGGACCTTCTCCGTGGGAAGTGTTAAGTAGCGTCTGGTACCCGATAAAGCCGTACAGATGATGCAGCCGCAGCATCGCTGTCACCTCATCCTCAGCAGATCACGTAGCCATATGGAGACTGTCAAGCTGGAGGGCCCTGAACGGGTGGCGTGAAAGAGAGGTTGTAAGAGCTAGTGGAGGGCGGGCTGTCTACATGAGCATTTTCCCTAGGGCCACCCCCGTGCAGGGGGCACAGCAGAACCCCGATGGTTTTGGGGTCACAGTCTGTCTTGGGGCAGGGAAGACAAGGAGCAGAGCCTCCGGGGGGACAGCCACCCTCAccgcctgtccctctcccttcccccctcccccagtgcaAGCCTTCCCGTGGCCGCAAACGTGGCATCTGCTGGTGCGTGGACAAGTATGGGATGAAGCTGCCAGGCATGGAGTATGTCGACGGGGACTTTCAGTGCCACACCTTCGACAGCAGCAACGTTGAGTGACGCGTCCCCTCCCCGTCCTCCCCTCGCCCCATCCCATCCCCAGCCCCGACTCCAGCCagcacctccctccaccccaggacGCCActcatttcatctcatttaagggaaaaaaaaaatcatatatctatctatttgaggaaactgaggacctCGGAATCGCTAGCAAGGTCTCAACTTTCAAACCGGCAACAGCAGAGATGCAGACAGCTAAGgagacccccccacacacaccccttgaaaaatcttgaaaatggttttctttttgaggcAAGTTgaagggacagggaggggaagagaggaggaacacgagagaggagagagaagggaagaaagtgcACGTgtagaggagagagggagacaccagAGTGTCGTTtcgaagaagaaggaaagaagaacgTGGGCAGGAAGGGAAAGATCACCGGGACCACGGCTGGACCGGCCCGTCGTCGTGTCCAGCCCTGGCCTGAGTTGGGAGACGTTTGGGCACCGGAAGGTATGGCCCAAGGTGTGGCACCCGATGGCACCCTTGGGGGTTTTCCCGTCTGGATTGGTCGCGGGGGGAGAAGGGAAAAGACCGGAGGGGTCAGCGCCTCTCCTGACCTATCTCCACCGCCAGCCAGCAAGCTGCATGGCTTGAAcccgctcctcctcccctctccccccggCAGAGGGTTCTCCTTCCccaaaacttctgaaaactaaaatgcATTCCATTCCTCTCCAAACAAAGCAACTGCATAACCGAGTGCCGTTAGATAGATAGGTTTTCCTACGCAGAAATACCAAGAGTAAGTAGGTGTGCGTACTTCAGGCCCCGTGCAGACTTTTAGAAAGCAGGACACACCCCGGAGCCGAGAGGCTTGCTCTCCCAGGGTGACCAGATCACGCTGACACGGGTGGTTTGAGCCCCCCGAGGCGCTCCCTCCGCTCCGAGCACGGCCCCTCTGGGGGAGGATAGGCTGACATCGATGCGGCCTCGTCCATACTTCTCTACGAGGCTCCATGTAGTCATGTATAAGGCATATACGTCTACGTTctttctattttgctttcttcctccctttccttcgaAGGTTTGCATTAACTTTTCAAAGCAGTTCCTCTGGGTGCACTGAGGAGCTTCCTCGTTCTGGGAAAACCGAGAAAACCCATATTCTTCTGACACAACCCATAACTGCAATCTTGCCAGCCTCCCATGAGCGGCAGACGCAAACCCTCGGTGGGCCACGGTGTTAGACTCTTTCCCGGCTTCCCGCGTGcaggtgtgtgcaggtgtgtcCGCAGGTACCCAGCCGGGTAGACGAGGGCTCTCCGAGGcgtgccccccgcgccccccgcgccccccgcgcctcTGGCGTTGTTAGCCCTGAGACCCTCCGGGAGTCACCGCCTCTGGACCCTGCACCAAACAAGCACAACGGGGCCAAGTGTGACCCACTGGTCCTGCCCAGCCTTTTTCTCCCGTCCGGGCCAAGCCTGCATTTGGACATTTTGAGGGCCTTGCTGGGCCTCCGCGCTGGCCGAGCAGGAGAGAGCCTGAAATGAAAGAGGGACGTGAGCGGGAGGGACGTGAGCCGGGGTGAACGCAGGGGAGCCGGTaaaaggggagcaggagaggggggACCGGCTGGAGGGCCAGGGGGGACTGCTTCCTTCTAGCTCTGGAGCAAAGCAACAGGAAGGGGGACGAAGCCCAGCGCGATTGCCTGGCTCCCCATCCTCTAGGCCTTTGGGACTCAAGACGACAGCAAGAAGAGAATGGGGGCGCAGTTCCTCAGAGAGAAATGAGCTCGCTCCAGGCCTGGGCGCCGGGGACGGTGGGCACCGTTAGGTGGGCTCTAGACACCTGCCGCTGGGCAGGAGCAGGGATCGGCACAGACCGGCCGTGCCTTCGGAGGGACAAGACCGTGCACGCGGGTGGCCACCTCCGCTCTGCAGTGAGGGACAGGTGGCAGACTGTTGCAAGCCCTTCAACGCCTCCGGCCAGCCCGGCGCAGGCTCTCTCCCTGGGGGGGGGACGGGACAAGGGCCCAGGACGAGCGGATGCTGCAGGGTGCTGTCCTCAGGAGCCAGGTTCGGAACCAAGGAAACTCCCGTTCCCGCTGACGTTCCCAACAAACCGGCGCCCGTGGGGCTGTCCTCGGAGGCCGGAGCCAGCCTGCCGGGAGAGGGGGCTGGGACACCGGCGAAGGGGCCCCCTCCTCGCTGTGGACACAGCTCTCTCCACTCTTCCCTGATGGCGTGACGCCGTGGGGACCACTCCAGCGCCCAACTTCTCCAGCGGAGAAGCAGACACATTT of Canis lupus baileyi chromosome 36, mCanLup2.hap1, whole genome shotgun sequence contains these proteins:
- the IGFBP5 gene encoding insulin-like growth factor-binding protein 5 — protein: MVLTAVLLLLASCAGPAQGLGSFVHCEPCDEKALSMCPPSPLGCELVKEPGCGCCMTCALAEGQSCGVYTERCAQGLRCLPRQDEEKPLHALLHGRGVCLNEKSYREQAKIERDSREHEEPTTSEMAEETYSPKIFRPKHTRISELKAEAVKKDRRKKLTQSKFVGGAENTAHPRVISAPEMRQESEQGPCRRHMEASLQELKASPRMVPRAVYLPNCDRKGFYKRKQCKPSRGRKRGICWCVDKYGMKLPGMEYVDGDFQCHTFDSSNVE